The DNA region AGATCGCGCTCGGCTTCGCCCGGATGCTGCGGCAAAAGGCGGACGGCTACCGGCCCGAAGACCTCCTCCGGATGATCGAGCTCGACCGGTATCGCGGGGGGCATTGCGACGGAACCTACTACTCCCGTTTGCACCACCTCGAGGACTGGATCCGGGACAATGCTCGCCGGGGCCTGGTCATCGACCTGACCCGGCGGCTGGGCGGAGTTCCGATGACCGGCCACTCCCTCCATTACATGGGCGAGCACTGGCAGGAGTTCCGTTATCTCCGCCACAACCCCGATCTCATTCCTCGTTTCCGCGAGCTCGAAAGACGGATCTCCTCCCAGCCGGTCTACTACGTCCCCAAGGACCGGGTGCCGCCGATCGAGCCGGAGCTCCGGAACGGGGATGTGATCTGCATCGCAAGCGCCTGGCCGGACACCTTCACCTCGCACGTCGGGTTGGCCTACCGCGACCCCCGGGGCGTCCTCCATTTCCTCCATGCCACCTCGGTCCGGGCCGAGCGGCGCGTCGTGATCGGTCCCCGGCTCAGCGACTACCTTTTCGCCCACCCGAAGGCGGCGGGCATCCTGGTCGCCCGTCCGCTCGATCTTCCCGCCCCGGGCTCTCCGCAGCCGCCGGCCGAGGCGGCGGGAAAGCGGCCCTCCGGCGCGGAAGCCCCCTCCGGCCTCGGCTCCTGAACCCAGGGGAGCTTGGGCCCCGGCAGCCGGGAAGCGATCACCTCCGCCCTTCCGAACGGCGGAAGGGCGGCAGGAGCCAGTCCGGGGGATCGGCGGCGAGCGCGTCCGCGTCGGGAAAGCCCGCCACCGGCAGCCCCGTGAGCCGCCGCAATAACGCGGCGGTTTCCGCGAGGGTCTCGGGCGAGGTCTCCGGGAAGCCGTTGAGAAGGATTCCGGCCGTGCGCAAGCCGGCCGCGCGGATGCTCTCCACGGTCAGCAGCGCATGATTTAAGACCCCGAGCCGGCATCGGGCGACGACCACCACGGGAAGCCCGAGGCGCGCAGCCAGGTCGGATACCGCCTCGGCGGAGGTCAACGGAGTTTTCCATCCCCCGACTCCCTCGACGATCGCGCAGGAAAAGCGGGCGAGCAGCGGCCGGAGCCGGGCTTCGACCTCCGGAAGGGCCAGCTCCCGCCCCTCGGCCTCGGCGGCGAGGGCCGGAGCCGCTGGACGGCGAAAGAAAAAAGGATTAATTTCCGATAGGGACAGAGGAGTTCGGGCCGCTTCCTGCAGGCGGAGGGCGTCGGCCCGGGAACCGGTCGCAATCGGCTTGAGGCCGATCGCCGGCAGCCCCGAAAGGCGCCAGGCGGCAAGCAGCGCGGCGCCGAATCGGGTCTTGCCGACGTCGGTGTCCGTGCCGGTCATGAAGAGATGGAGTCGATTTTCGATTTGCAAACCCCGAGACGCTCCGTAAGCTTACTCGATCGATCCGGGAGGCGGTAGAACGGGATCCTTCCGGAAAGCAAATGGAAACACAAGCGAATATGGCTGATCTCACCAATCGATACCCCGACAACGTTCCCGGAAAGTACTACGTAGATTCCCAGTGCATCGACTGCGACCTATGCCGGGAAACCGCCCCGTCGAACTTCAAGAGGAACGACGACGGCGGGCATTCCTACGTCTACAAGCAGCCGGAGACCCCCGAAGAAGAGGAGCAGTGCCGCGAGGCTAAGGAAGGATGCCCGGTGGAAGCGATCGGAGATGACGGGGACCTGGCCGCCGAGGTAGGGACGCAGACGGCGGGAGCGCGGCAGGACTGACGATTCCGGTTGGCGCCCAGGCTGCGGCCGACGACGGCCGGAAGAGCCGCGATGGCCTATTGCGATCGGCGGTGCGCATTTGCGATCCGTCCGCTCCCCGCCGCCCGGCACCGTACGCAATCGGCGGGAGGAGACGCTGATGCCAGCCCCGGTGGGAGCAGCTTGCAGCTCGAGCGGTGCGCCGGAACCCCTTTGCGGGAATCCCGCATTTTCTCGGGAACCGGTGGTTCTCCGCCCGGACCGCTCCGGACAGCGGCTTGACCGCTACCTAGCGGCATCCCTCGGCCTGTCGCGGGCGGCCGTGCAGCGCCGACTCCGGTCCGCGGCCGTCCGCATCCGGGGACTCGCAGCGATCCCCTCGGCTTCCTACCGGCTTCGGGGAGACGAAGAGATCGAGGTCGATCTCTCCGCGCGGGCATCCCGCCCGGAGGAGCTTCCGCCCGCGGCGGAACCGATCCCGCTGGC from Methylacidimicrobium sp. AP8 includes:
- a CDS encoding N-acetylmuramoyl-L-alanine amidase-like domain-containing protein; translated protein: MASRSAFPLLLLLPLLPVSARAAQDGSGPSLPRSIVFRGEEIFLRLVSEAERGGWRALPIGDRTARVGLALVGTPYKNWTLEIDDHIEAPSVDLYEMDCWTFFEIALGFARMLRQKADGYRPEDLLRMIELDRYRGGHCDGTYYSRLHHLEDWIRDNARRGLVIDLTRRLGGVPMTGHSLHYMGEHWQEFRYLRHNPDLIPRFRELERRISSQPVYYVPKDRVPPIEPELRNGDVICIASAWPDTFTSHVGLAYRDPRGVLHFLHATSVRAERRVVIGPRLSDYLFAHPKAAGILVARPLDLPAPGSPQPPAEAAGKRPSGAEAPSGLGS
- the bioD gene encoding dethiobiotin synthase, producing the protein MTGTDTDVGKTRFGAALLAAWRLSGLPAIGLKPIATGSRADALRLQEAARTPLSLSEINPFFFRRPAAPALAAEAEGRELALPEVEARLRPLLARFSCAIVEGVGGWKTPLTSAEAVSDLAARLGLPVVVVARCRLGVLNHALLTVESIRAAGLRTAGILLNGFPETSPETLAETAALLRRLTGLPVAGFPDADALAADPPDWLLPPFRRSEGRR
- a CDS encoding ferredoxin — translated: MADLTNRYPDNVPGKYYVDSQCIDCDLCRETAPSNFKRNDDGGHSYVYKQPETPEEEEQCREAKEGCPVEAIGDDGDLAAEVGTQTAGARQD